The Panacibacter microcysteis genome includes a window with the following:
- a CDS encoding rhomboid family intramembrane serine protease — protein sequence MSVMQQNKKSPILLGQDNNALTWLLIINIVIFIILGFINIVYRLGYDSKMEAAQNFHLQITDWIFLPAKAATLAERPWTILTYMFSHAEVMGMIGTVLWLWGFGYILQDLTGNTKLFPVYIYGGLAGAAGFVLAANFIPGASVEAAPMMGGGAAVMAIAVAVTTLSPKYKLFPMINGGIPVWVLTLVYVAIDYFAFVKNDNVEAVAHLAGALMGFLFMIQLRRGYDMGAWMNTAFNKAGDLFNPEKKYSGKQFRQQRFYKVSRKPFEKTPRLTQQKVDELLDKINQEGYAALSEEEKEMLKKASQEGLN from the coding sequence ATGAGTGTAATGCAGCAAAATAAGAAGAGTCCGATATTGCTGGGGCAGGATAATAATGCGCTTACATGGCTGCTTATCATCAACATCGTTATTTTTATCATCCTGGGTTTTATCAATATTGTTTACAGGCTGGGCTACGATTCCAAGATGGAGGCAGCACAAAATTTCCACCTGCAGATCACGGATTGGATTTTTTTGCCTGCGAAAGCAGCTACTCTTGCTGAAAGACCCTGGACGATACTGACCTACATGTTTTCGCATGCTGAAGTAATGGGTATGATTGGTACGGTGCTATGGTTATGGGGCTTTGGCTATATTCTGCAAGACCTTACCGGCAATACAAAATTATTCCCTGTTTATATATATGGCGGCCTTGCGGGTGCGGCCGGATTTGTACTGGCGGCAAATTTTATACCCGGCGCCAGTGTGGAAGCCGCTCCTATGATGGGGGGGGGCGCTGCTGTAATGGCTATTGCAGTAGCTGTTACTACGCTATCGCCAAAGTATAAGCTCTTCCCTATGATTAATGGCGGCATACCGGTATGGGTGCTTACGCTTGTTTATGTGGCCATCGATTATTTCGCATTTGTAAAAAATGACAATGTAGAAGCCGTAGCACACCTGGCGGGTGCGCTAATGGGTTTCCTTTTTATGATACAGCTGAGGCGCGGTTATGACATGGGTGCGTGGATGAACACGGCCTTTAATAAAGCGGGTGACCTGTTTAACCCGGAAAAGAAATATAGCGGTAAGCAGTTTCGCCAGCAGCGCTTCTATAAAGTGTCGCGCAAACCTTTTGAAAAAACGCCACGTCTTACACAGCAAAAAGTAGATGAACTGCTCGATAAAATCAACCAGGAGGGCTATGCAGCGCTTTCAGAAGAAGAAAAAGAAATGTTGAAGAAAGCAAGCCAGGAAGGTCTCAACTAA
- a CDS encoding endonuclease/exonuclease/phosphatase family protein, translated as MKKILRFLWGALCIVITACFLLASLSTFIPPSYFSYPALFGLGFPYIFVVYVLCCLIGLFINRKYAIIRICLLPISYFNFTNTFALRPEQPWIMEKDAAALRVMTWNVQGFANNLRKESLNEYRDSREGIIRNINNYSPDIICIQEYRNIENAKRRYPIRKELDSIGYKYYYCSNDRVTRLLKNADATLTEGVAIYSKLPLIDSGRININHEDKNENLIYADVMFDNRRIRVFTAHLQSLYIYTDTAGKFQDENIYEITYKKKRHAEYRIRETEIKHEQEVDIIRKAIDKSNYPVIYCGDMNTTPGSYNYRLLKDDNLQDAFLAKGSGLGNTFYKIGPTLRIDFCLPDTSMHVIQCKREKIRLSDHYPVIADMKWK; from the coding sequence ATGAAAAAAATTTTACGGTTTCTCTGGGGAGCATTGTGTATCGTTATTACTGCATGCTTTCTGCTGGCCTCGCTCAGCACTTTTATTCCTCCTTCATATTTCTCTTATCCCGCTTTATTTGGCCTTGGTTTCCCTTACATTTTTGTGGTGTACGTTTTATGTTGCCTTATAGGTTTGTTTATAAACCGTAAGTATGCCATTATAAGAATATGCCTTTTACCCATCAGCTATTTTAATTTTACCAACACATTTGCATTGCGCCCGGAGCAGCCGTGGATCATGGAGAAAGATGCTGCTGCATTGCGGGTAATGACATGGAATGTGCAGGGCTTTGCAAACAACCTGCGCAAAGAATCGCTGAATGAATACAGGGATTCCAGGGAAGGTATCATCAGGAATATCAATAACTATAGCCCTGATATTATATGCATACAGGAATACCGCAACATTGAGAATGCAAAGCGCCGTTACCCGATTAGGAAGGAACTGGACTCTATCGGCTACAAATATTATTACTGTTCAAACGACCGGGTTACAAGACTGCTTAAAAATGCTGACGCAACACTTACAGAAGGCGTTGCCATTTACAGCAAACTGCCGTTAATAGACAGTGGCCGCATTAATATTAATCACGAGGATAAAAATGAAAACCTTATTTATGCTGATGTTATGTTTGATAACAGGCGTATCAGGGTTTTTACTGCACACTTACAATCTTTGTATATCTATACCGATACGGCCGGCAAGTTCCAGGATGAGAATATTTACGAAATTACCTACAAGAAAAAAAGGCATGCTGAATATCGTATAAGGGAAACAGAGATAAAGCATGAACAGGAGGTTGACATCATCCGTAAGGCTATTGACAAAAGCAACTACCCCGTTATTTACTGCGGAGATATGAATACAACGCCCGGCTCTTACAATTACAGGCTCCTGAAAGATGATAATCTGCAGGACGCATTTCTTGCAAAAGGCTCAGGGCTGGGAAATACATTTTACAAGATTGGCCCCACATTGCGTATCGACTTTTGTTTGCCTGATACTTCCATGCATGTTATACAATGCAAAAGAGAAAAGATCAGGCTTTCCGATCACTACCCCGTGATAGCAGACATGAAATGGAAGTAA
- a CDS encoding RNA polymerase sigma factor: MEQQELIPHLFRNEYTKITAVLCKRFGFEHIEAAEDIASDTFLTAAQTWVINGVPANPVAWLYNVAGNKAKNFLKRQHLFQQKIAPALKNAPGFSEETGIDLSPQNISDSQLQMMFAVCDPCIPAEAQIGLALRILCGFGINEIADAFLTNTETINKRLSRAKEKLRQQNVTLQFPAAAAADARLANVLTTIYLLFSEGYYSESTAATVRKDLCLEAMRLCSLLTANEHTNTAPVNALLALMCFHASRFDARVGTNGEMILYDEQDTSLWNTDLVAKGTWYLHRAATGKQISTYHIEATIAYWHTQKEDTPEKWETILQLYNRLLQIAYSPVAALNRTYALAKANGKAAAIKEALQLNLHQHHFYFVLLGELYTGVDEEKARRYFEQALALAKTSADKSAIMRRIQRL; this comes from the coding sequence ATGGAACAACAGGAACTGATACCACACCTTTTCAGGAATGAATACACAAAGATTACAGCGGTGTTGTGTAAACGTTTCGGCTTTGAGCACATAGAAGCTGCAGAAGATATTGCCAGCGATACTTTTCTTACTGCGGCACAAACATGGGTTATTAATGGTGTGCCTGCAAACCCCGTAGCATGGCTATACAATGTAGCCGGTAACAAAGCAAAAAACTTCCTGAAAAGGCAACACCTGTTTCAGCAAAAGATAGCACCAGCACTAAAAAATGCACCAGGCTTTTCTGAAGAAACGGGTATTGATCTTTCTCCACAAAACATCAGCGACAGCCAGTTGCAGATGATGTTTGCGGTTTGCGACCCCTGTATTCCCGCAGAAGCACAGATTGGCCTGGCGCTTCGCATATTGTGCGGCTTTGGCATTAATGAAATTGCAGACGCGTTTCTTACCAATACAGAAACGATTAATAAGAGATTATCGAGAGCAAAAGAAAAGCTGCGGCAACAAAATGTAACACTGCAATTTCCTGCTGCGGCGGCTGCAGATGCCAGGCTTGCCAATGTATTAACGACCATCTACCTGCTTTTTAGTGAAGGCTATTATTCGGAAAGTACGGCTGCAACAGTGCGTAAAGACCTTTGCCTCGAAGCTATGCGGCTATGCAGCCTGCTTACAGCAAATGAACACACCAATACTGCACCGGTAAATGCATTGCTCGCTTTAATGTGTTTCCATGCATCGAGGTTTGATGCAAGGGTGGGCACCAACGGCGAGATGATCCTGTATGATGAACAGGATACCAGCTTATGGAATACTGATCTGGTAGCGAAAGGCACGTGGTACCTGCATCGTGCAGCTACAGGCAAACAGATATCAACCTACCATATAGAAGCCACTATTGCTTACTGGCATACGCAAAAAGAAGATACCCCGGAAAAATGGGAAACCATTCTGCAACTGTATAACCGCCTGCTGCAAATAGCTTATTCCCCGGTTGCCGCATTGAACAGGACCTATGCGCTGGCAAAAGCCAATGGCAAAGCCGCTGCTATAAAAGAAGCGCTGCAATTAAACCTGCATCAGCATCATTTTTATTTTGTACTGCTGGGTGAGCTTTATACCGGCGTTGATGAGGAAAAGGCCAGGCGGTATTTTGAACAGGCTTTGGCACTCGCCAAAACTTCTGCCGATAAGTCTGCTATTATGCGCAGGATTCAACGACTTTGA
- a CDS encoding undecaprenyl-phosphate glucose phosphotransferase, which translates to MASLFSIYLRITCFIADLLFINFSYLFSYYLVSTVYHPDLTWNNRYLVGAVAFNFIWMFSSLIMRLYQQSSFNVLENFFRKTYRTALMHFVLFMAFLFFTKSNILQSVFLTSFALMAVLFLASRFVIVYLMDYLQKRTKRGKKIAILGYNSTAEKLAAYFQKRKGDFIFEGFFDDEIARTNTRGPLNILGDLQNCFDYVAENRVEEIYSTILPNQNLQVEQLLIAAEQKCVRVKFVPDFSRQLDDRFFISFVEDFPIITLRKEPLDQIDNRFKKRLFDVVFSSLVIVLILSWLTPILALLIKLESKGPVFYSQKRSGRDNIEFWCLKFRSMRVNNEESKQATKGDPRITRVGAFLRKTSLDEIPQFFNVFMGDMSVVGPRPHMLAHTLQYSSQIDKFMVRHLLKPGITGWAQVSGYRGETEDPELMKKRVEHDLWYMENWSLMLDVRIVFLTIINMFKGEKNAY; encoded by the coding sequence ATGGCATCCTTGTTTTCTATATATCTTAGAATAACCTGTTTTATTGCAGACCTGCTATTCATAAATTTTTCTTACCTCTTTAGTTATTACCTCGTCAGCACTGTATACCACCCTGATTTGACATGGAATAACAGATATCTCGTCGGTGCGGTGGCATTTAATTTTATCTGGATGTTTTCCTCCCTCATCATGAGGTTGTACCAGCAATCATCTTTTAATGTGCTGGAAAACTTTTTTCGTAAAACATACCGTACGGCTCTAATGCACTTTGTGCTGTTCATGGCATTCCTGTTCTTCACCAAAAGCAATATTCTTCAAAGTGTATTCCTTACCAGTTTTGCCCTGATGGCGGTGCTTTTTCTGGCAAGCCGTTTTGTTATTGTATACCTGATGGACTATCTGCAGAAAAGAACAAAACGCGGTAAAAAAATAGCCATTCTCGGTTACAACTCCACTGCCGAAAAACTTGCAGCTTATTTCCAGAAACGAAAAGGTGATTTTATTTTCGAGGGTTTTTTCGACGATGAAATTGCCCGGACAAATACAAGAGGTCCTCTTAATATACTTGGCGATTTACAAAACTGCTTTGATTATGTTGCAGAGAACAGAGTGGAAGAAATATATTCTACCATCCTCCCCAACCAGAATTTGCAGGTTGAACAATTACTCATTGCGGCAGAGCAGAAATGTGTACGCGTAAAGTTCGTACCAGATTTTTCACGCCAGTTAGACGATCGCTTCTTCATTTCTTTTGTTGAAGATTTCCCCATCATCACCTTAAGAAAAGAGCCACTCGACCAGATCGACAACCGCTTTAAAAAACGCCTGTTCGATGTCGTTTTTAGTTCACTTGTTATCGTGCTTATCCTTTCATGGCTTACACCAATACTTGCCCTGCTCATCAAACTGGAAAGCAAAGGTCCTGTTTTTTACAGCCAAAAGCGATCAGGCAGAGACAACATAGAATTCTGGTGTCTCAAATTTCGCAGCATGCGTGTAAACAATGAAGAGTCAAAACAAGCCACCAAAGGGGATCCACGCATCACCAGGGTCGGCGCCTTCTTACGCAAAACAAGTCTCGATGAAATTCCACAGTTCTTCAACGTATTTATGGGAGATATGAGTGTTGTAGGCCCACGCCCTCACATGCTCGCCCATACTTTGCAATATAGCAGCCAGATAGATAAATTCATGGTACGTCACTTATTAAAACCCGGTATTACAGGCTGGGCACAGGTTAGCGGCTACCGCGGAGAAACAGAAGATCCGGAACTAATGAAAAAGCGTGTAGAACACGATCTTTGGTACATGGAGAACTGGTCACTAATGCTCGATGTAAGAATTGTTTTTCTTACTATCATCAACATGTTCAAAGGCGAAAAAAACGCTTATTAA
- a CDS encoding aromatic ring-hydroxylating oxygenase subunit alpha, producing the protein MTSFFIDPNIAKAKTIHTDFYTSSKYFVDAKEKIFAPSWQFIGDTGLVNENGSAYPFTLLEQYLDEPLLLVKDKEGALHCMSNVCTHRGNLVVYEACKLNQLRCKYHGRLFSLDGKFISMPEFKEVEDFPGQADNLHNLSLFQWGSLLFTSLQPVAPAAIFFKEMVDRVGWLPMDRLVYRADLSKDYHVKANWALYCENYLEGFHIPFVHAGLNAVLDFGEYTTEVFRYCNLQLGIGKKGDVCFNLPVDSPDYGKDVAAYYFWTFPNMMFNFYPWGLSLNIVQPLGINETKVSFLTYVFDESKLNTGAGSGLDTVELEDEEVVENVQKGIRSRFYTHGRYSPNREQGTHHFHSLIATFIQ; encoded by the coding sequence ATGACTTCTTTTTTTATTGACCCCAATATTGCCAAAGCCAAAACGATTCATACAGACTTTTACACAAGCAGCAAATACTTTGTCGATGCAAAGGAAAAGATATTTGCACCATCATGGCAGTTCATAGGAGATACCGGGCTGGTGAATGAAAATGGATCAGCATACCCATTTACCTTATTAGAACAGTACCTTGATGAACCTTTGTTACTCGTAAAAGACAAAGAGGGTGCATTGCATTGTATGAGTAATGTATGTACGCATCGGGGTAACCTCGTTGTTTACGAAGCATGTAAACTAAACCAGTTACGTTGCAAATATCATGGGCGCCTGTTCTCGCTGGATGGAAAATTTATATCCATGCCTGAGTTTAAAGAAGTAGAAGATTTCCCGGGCCAGGCCGACAACCTGCACAACCTTTCCCTGTTTCAATGGGGCAGCCTTTTGTTTACATCCCTTCAGCCGGTTGCGCCAGCAGCAATATTTTTCAAAGAAATGGTTGATCGTGTTGGCTGGCTGCCGATGGACCGGCTGGTTTATCGTGCAGACCTTTCAAAAGATTACCACGTAAAGGCTAACTGGGCTTTGTATTGCGAGAACTACCTGGAAGGTTTTCATATTCCTTTTGTACACGCCGGCTTAAACGCAGTACTTGATTTCGGGGAATACACGACAGAAGTTTTCAGGTATTGCAATCTACAGTTGGGTATTGGCAAAAAAGGCGATGTATGTTTTAACCTTCCTGTTGATTCACCAGATTATGGTAAAGATGTTGCAGCATATTATTTTTGGACATTCCCGAATATGATGTTTAATTTTTATCCCTGGGGTTTGTCACTGAATATTGTACAGCCATTGGGTATAAATGAAACGAAAGTCTCTTTTCTTACTTACGTATTCGATGAAAGTAAACTTAATACAGGAGCCGGTTCCGGGTTGGATACAGTTGAACTGGAAGATGAGGAAGTAGTGGAAAATGTACAAAAAGGTATTCGCTCAAGGTTCTATACGCATGGCAGGTATTCACCCAACAGGGAGCAGGGCACACACCATTTTCACTCGCTTATCGCAACGTTTATTCAATAA
- a CDS encoding YciI family protein produces the protein MDEFMLIFRHEDGQKIASPEQIQVWMKQTMDWIGGIAAQNKFSGGNGLPFEDAKVVWHNNVVTNGPFGEIKETIGGYIMVKADSVDEAVEFAKGCPVLQGDGNSVEVRKIVRGGTDGVH, from the coding sequence ATGGATGAGTTTATGCTGATCTTCCGTCACGAAGACGGGCAAAAAATAGCTTCTCCCGAACAAATACAGGTTTGGATGAAACAAACAATGGACTGGATTGGCGGTATAGCTGCGCAAAACAAATTCAGCGGTGGTAACGGCCTGCCATTTGAAGATGCAAAGGTTGTATGGCACAACAACGTGGTAACAAATGGTCCGTTTGGCGAGATCAAAGAAACGATTGGTGGCTACATTATGGTAAAGGCAGACTCTGTAGATGAAGCCGTGGAATTTGCCAAAGGCTGCCCCGTTTTGCAGGGCGATGGCAACAGTGTGGAAGTAAGAAAAATTGTACGCGGCGGCACAGATGGCGTTCATTGA
- a CDS encoding rhomboid family intramembrane serine protease, with the protein MTEFRPGRFEILPTIIKNLIIINVLVFIAQNVIPADQFSMEDAFALHTWQSPLFKPWQFVTYLFLHGGIDHIFFNMFALWMFGSILENVWGPKRFLTFYLVSGLGAALCHMIVLYFQNAAMINEFNSIGNSVERLAMFIQKYNISNMNDLSVGFAEALVNLNLSIPTIGASGAVFGCLAAFGYLFPNTYIYLYFFLPVKAKWFVLFYAGFELYATFQNSAGDTVAHIAHLGGALVGFLMVYFWNKTNKKTFY; encoded by the coding sequence ATGACAGAATTCAGGCCCGGGAGATTTGAGATACTGCCAACAATTATTAAGAACCTTATTATTATCAATGTACTTGTTTTTATTGCGCAAAATGTAATTCCTGCAGACCAGTTCAGTATGGAAGATGCATTTGCCTTGCACACCTGGCAAAGCCCGCTGTTTAAACCATGGCAGTTTGTAACATACCTGTTTTTACATGGCGGAATCGATCATATTTTCTTTAATATGTTTGCCTTGTGGATGTTTGGATCGATACTGGAAAATGTTTGGGGGCCGAAAAGGTTTCTTACATTTTACCTTGTTTCTGGTTTGGGTGCGGCATTGTGTCATATGATCGTATTGTATTTCCAGAATGCTGCCATGATCAATGAATTTAATTCGATTGGTAATTCTGTAGAGCGCCTGGCGATGTTTATACAGAAATACAATATTTCCAATATGAATGATTTATCGGTTGGTTTTGCAGAGGCGCTGGTAAATCTTAACCTGAGCATTCCGACTATTGGCGCGTCAGGGGCTGTATTCGGGTGCCTGGCAGCATTCGGATATCTTTTTCCAAACACGTACATCTACCTGTACTTCTTCTTACCGGTTAAAGCCAAATGGTTTGTGCTGTTTTATGCCGGTTTTGAATTATATGCAACATTTCAAAACAGTGCCGGAGATACAGTGGCCCACATAGCGCACCTGGGTGGGGCTTTGGTTGGTTTTTTGATGGTGTATTTCTGGAACAAAACCAACAAAAAAACGTTTTACTAA
- a CDS encoding APC family permease: MSDKHSFNRTIGFTTAISIVISGVIGSGIFMRPAEMAGLLGSPLLVLVTWVIAGVFSIFAIMVIAEVGAMMPATGGQYVFMKTMYNDFWAYLYGWANFAVINTASGAGITFICAQYVQYFFKLPRFSTETEQSVAIHIPLIGDILPLEDAGVKTFTILLLIIGSFIAYRSTKLSGAVQVIFTVAKVLAIILLVGGLCFSGKGSVDNLITATPALMPAGFALVVAMVAACNGALQAYDGAYMIVYMAGEVKNPGKTLPGSLILGLFVCMIIYMLITAAMMYILPVGDMASSQMVASDAARKAFGAIGGGIIALLICLSVLGPTNTTILSAPRLTFAMANNHAFFTWAGIIHPRFKTPGNAIMLHLAWMICMVISGSFNILADMYIFIVWVFNLMLIAGLFILRKKMPAAERPYKVWLYPWMPLLVLLFNAFYLVMILYNDISNYTSGKTHIMNSVFGLVLTASGIPLYWYFKKKQQKLPG; encoded by the coding sequence ATGAGTGACAAACATTCTTTTAACCGTACCATAGGCTTTACTACTGCTATCTCTATTGTAATAAGCGGCGTAATAGGATCGGGCATATTCATGCGGCCCGCTGAAATGGCCGGCCTGCTGGGATCGCCGCTGCTGGTACTGGTTACATGGGTTATTGCAGGGGTGTTTTCCATCTTTGCCATTATGGTTATTGCAGAAGTTGGTGCAATGATGCCCGCTACCGGCGGACAGTACGTTTTTATGAAAACGATGTACAACGATTTCTGGGCTTACCTGTATGGCTGGGCAAATTTCGCGGTGATCAATACAGCATCTGGTGCGGGAATAACCTTTATCTGTGCACAGTACGTGCAGTATTTTTTTAAGTTGCCGCGTTTTTCTACAGAAACAGAACAGTCGGTTGCCATACATATTCCATTGATCGGAGACATATTGCCACTCGAAGATGCGGGTGTTAAAACATTTACCATCCTATTACTCATCATCGGTTCCTTTATAGCTTACAGAAGCACAAAATTGAGTGGTGCTGTTCAGGTTATTTTTACGGTTGCCAAAGTACTCGCCATAATACTCCTGGTCGGTGGCCTATGCTTTTCAGGGAAGGGCAGTGTAGACAATTTGATTACCGCTACACCAGCATTGATGCCGGCCGGCTTTGCATTGGTAGTTGCCATGGTGGCAGCATGTAATGGCGCTTTACAGGCTTATGACGGTGCATATATGATCGTATACATGGCAGGTGAAGTAAAGAATCCTGGTAAAACGCTTCCGGGAAGTTTGATATTGGGTCTTTTTGTTTGTATGATAATATACATGCTGATCACCGCAGCCATGATGTATATTTTACCTGTGGGCGATATGGCATCTTCTCAAATGGTAGCCTCTGATGCAGCACGCAAAGCGTTTGGCGCAATTGGCGGTGGTATTATAGCATTGCTGATCTGCTTATCGGTACTTGGCCCAACTAATACGACTATACTTAGTGCTCCCAGGTTAACATTCGCTATGGCAAACAACCACGCCTTTTTTACCTGGGCGGGAATAATTCATCCACGTTTTAAAACACCCGGCAACGCAATAATGCTGCATCTTGCCTGGATGATTTGTATGGTGATCAGCGGCAGCTTTAATATCCTGGCTGATATGTACATATTTATAGTATGGGTATTTAACCTGATGCTTATTGCGGGTTTATTTATTTTACGAAAAAAAATGCCGGCCGCAGAACGGCCTTACAAAGTTTGGCTGTATCCATGGATGCCATTACTGGTATTGCTGTTCAATGCTTTCTACCTGGTGATGATTTTGTATAATGACATCAGCAATTATACTTCCGGTAAAACACACATCATGAATTCGGTATTTGGCCTTGTACTCACTGCCAGTGGTATTCCGCTTTACTGGTATTTTAAAAAGAAGCAGCAAAAATTACCTGGATAA
- the rlmD gene encoding 23S rRNA (uracil(1939)-C(5))-methyltransferase RlmD: protein MRKKQPVILENVLVEDYAAEGKSLAKVNGKVIFIERTVPGDVVDVMVIKSKKDWAEGWPLRFKEVATQRVTPFCEHFGTCGGCQWQMLPYERQLFYKQKQVADNLQRIGKVPLPVIMPIIGCDATREYRNKLEYTFATKKFIPDDAFAQLKATGVDVKAAMDQEVGGFHAKGMFDRVVEINKCHLQQEPTNGLRNAAAAFVQELDMPFYDIKLHKGWLRNMQVRIAATGEIMVNVILGYEKETARKALLDHLLKTFPSVTTLLYTINAKFNDSLTDLEPVIYYGKGYITDTLEDFRFKVSPKSFFQTNTKQAERLYQVTRDFAELNGTQTVYDLYCGTGSIGIFVSRQAKKIIGVEVVEDAIKDAKENAAINNIAHADFYCGDVIKICDDDFFAAHGKPDVIITDPPRAGMHEKLVSKLLEMAAPLIVYVSCNPATQARDLALLGEKYSVEKIQPVDMFPHTHHIENVVQLKLKN from the coding sequence GTGAGAAAAAAACAGCCTGTAATACTGGAAAATGTTTTGGTGGAAGATTATGCTGCCGAAGGTAAATCGCTTGCAAAAGTGAATGGTAAAGTGATCTTTATTGAGCGTACTGTACCTGGCGATGTAGTGGATGTAATGGTGATTAAAAGTAAAAAAGACTGGGCGGAGGGCTGGCCCCTGCGGTTTAAAGAAGTGGCAACACAGCGTGTAACGCCATTTTGTGAACATTTTGGTACATGTGGCGGCTGCCAGTGGCAAATGCTGCCATATGAACGACAACTTTTTTACAAGCAAAAGCAGGTAGCTGATAATTTGCAGCGGATAGGGAAAGTGCCGCTGCCGGTGATAATGCCAATTATAGGCTGCGATGCAACACGGGAATACCGCAACAAACTGGAATATACTTTTGCTACCAAAAAATTTATACCTGACGATGCTTTTGCGCAGTTGAAAGCTACAGGTGTGGATGTGAAAGCGGCCATGGACCAGGAGGTGGGCGGTTTTCATGCCAAAGGTATGTTTGACAGGGTGGTGGAAATTAACAAATGCCACCTGCAGCAGGAGCCTACCAATGGTTTACGCAATGCCGCAGCCGCATTTGTACAGGAACTGGATATGCCTTTTTACGACATTAAACTGCATAAAGGCTGGCTGCGAAATATGCAGGTGCGCATTGCTGCGACAGGTGAAATAATGGTGAACGTGATATTGGGTTACGAAAAGGAAACTGCCAGGAAAGCGCTGCTTGATCATTTGCTGAAAACATTTCCATCTGTTACTACACTGCTGTATACGATCAACGCTAAGTTTAACGATAGTCTCACAGATTTGGAGCCGGTAATCTACTATGGCAAGGGTTATATTACAGACACGCTGGAAGATTTTCGTTTTAAGGTAAGCCCTAAGTCTTTTTTCCAGACAAATACAAAACAAGCGGAAAGGCTTTACCAGGTTACAAGAGACTTTGCCGAATTAAATGGCACACAAACCGTATACGATCTTTATTGTGGTACGGGAAGCATTGGTATTTTTGTAAGCAGGCAGGCTAAAAAAATTATTGGCGTGGAAGTGGTGGAAGATGCAATTAAAGACGCAAAGGAAAATGCAGCCATTAATAATATTGCGCATGCTGATTTTTACTGTGGTGACGTTATAAAAATATGCGACGATGACTTTTTTGCCGCTCATGGAAAACCAGATGTAATTATTACAGACCCGCCAAGAGCCGGCATGCATGAAAAACTGGTGAGTAAACTATTGGAAATGGCAGCGCCGTTGATCGTATATGTAAGCTGTAACCCTGCAACACAGGCAAGAGACCTTGCCCTTTTAGGAGAAAAATATTCCGTAGAAAAGATACAACCGGTTGATATGTTTCCACACACGCATCATATTGAAAACGTGGTGCAGCTAAAATTGAAAAACTGA